From one Hirundo rustica isolate bHirRus1 chromosome 8, bHirRus1.pri.v3, whole genome shotgun sequence genomic stretch:
- the ZNF518A gene encoding zinc finger protein 518A isoform X1, with product MSSEQEHFFCDKKQISFIRQNAVNNFSTDITLKKELVNDPLSMTIQPAILDVNLPYGLKTVKIELPKVNIPNEVLMKHEVDRFSKLFQCKHQTAKKSLNPVEISGRNLSCSEGSHLQITPEVQLEEGLKTAAKILNFTCTKCKDNVRYSPNDLQKHFQLLHYGELPLYPCEMCSFSANDFQSFKQHRRIHRSTLVKCELCNDEQVYTLLDLTKHFISKHCVNGHFQCEKCGFSTLDVGTFVQHIHKHKEIPYKCGKCHQENLTEEELQNHLLVHTSMFSFGCPYCSYSTSRKDYLLKHIIALHRDRLIAKEKLEKDKYEKRIVKTPAGLKLVLRRYKMGASKKTLWRWKKISGVSDSAREENTQVLRSVNKIQTNAEDLNHCMRDVEMSEEKDQIKYTEKRHFMGGTLSAAAAQYNKADDGTSYSLGLLKNAVHGPTVLMLKNNKISVPANYSAKFMGFKMVDGKQHIVIKLIPTSKQNEYLLSQKVDPVKDGSATSLLQTADPCGLSSSAIPRVTDQSTLKNNCVHPLTSPPFSCSAPHSGNTKVEKQNHSILYGRSVSETVAPSTVAVGKGPNYLPVKLDSTVPLHEEVTEVGTQTSISRGSFCPSSHPQVLPPALTNTLHCDPMKMPFFPEPKMQNGGLNNSNGTNNLYCSASVDSSSEGLLSFHNYSKMDSLDNPCSIWTSTDDRYKEFSRRGSFQNSRNEPSSSYSESMEGLKAEKVVSAQSNFNKTYEHINTKSNSVSFKSQSKCGVDSECFTEDKHNGQQYLDTNIEQGFQNVAEKYQENGSDCVNSFLMPKITSVFSLQSEQAANYLSPEINQLLQDVLKVKTTSQQEFNSKVGNCVKLHSDNLLSGPETRNAACVHLNSSATACGFQTSPNVHFPLCKRELNTKCHTNEGTCCGREGQIPKTSLDSQDVDKLSRAPSVGTLLKTPTDEFTLQLVKDKVLSATQDPSSFLPVLPVLQEQKKAVFVQSLPSRFFVPFHLSNQSRQQVVSGKSLPSTSSSDGHVTKGVPASFVSNKEPGMILTFSGAVGTVTNAANDSSQVSGGIASREFAKIAISASEVKGENGSFRNVRSSCNGEVCGTVNDSFNSMPFKAPLVMTNSSESSVKATSSVKVLPAHQDAVFASLESVKQKEIKQERHVYALSPDVQREIFLKCMTSNKPVAHRPVVFQDNAHQNFQPKKSGAMQQQLLLKIKTPTSDTLSDNTQSVSNLVPSRQVENLQFLTPALAQKQTNLSFNDALNLPGGLMPANASLASSNPTYCVPPVEPVYSAKYAGTQLQKCSIESTQVIAANKRNDSGCRKSTWSSQTRTAKVKPSLKQARSKSSGTVGGQRNKNFKRKRKSSCPEPPRKKAMLHRKCKEKNQAEVVSESGSPYESRASKKTVRTLKLLPFNSNQLVKCPRRNQPVVVLNHPDADVPEVVNVMKTIAKFKGHVLKVLLSKRTVEALLQQDFCSPSDVTTDDFSQKRHRTIKPINPVKERFVLKLTLKKTSKNNYQIVKTTSNNTLKAKFSCWFCGRVFDNQDNWVGHGQRHLMEATRDWNSLMK from the coding sequence ATGTCATCTGAACAGGAACACTTTTTTTGTGACAAAAAGCAAATCAGTTTCATAAGACAAAATGCTGTGAACAATTTTTCTACAGATattactttgaaaaaagaaCTGGTGAATGATCCTTTAAGTATGACGATTCAACCAGCGATTTTAGATGTCAATCTCCCTTATGGACTAAAAACTGTGAAAATTGAATTGCCCAAGGTGAACATTCCAAATGAAGTATTAATGAAGCATGAAGTTGATAGGTTTAGCAAACTTTTTCAGTGTAAGCACCAAACTGCAAAGAAGTCATTAAACCCAGTGGAAATAAGTGGACGCAATCTCAGTTGTTCAGAAGGAAGCCACTTGCAAATTACACCAGAAGTGCAACTTGAAGAAGGGTTGAAAACTGCAGCAAAGATACTGAATTTCACTTGTACTAAGTGCAAGGATAACGTTAGATACAGCCCAAATGACCTACAGAAGCATTTTCAGCTGTTACACTATGGCGAGTTGCCTTTGTATCCTTGTGAGATGTGCAGCTTCTCAGCTAATGACTTTCAGTCATTTAAACAGCACAGACGCATCCATCGTAGCACTTTAGTAAAGTGTGAGCTCTGTAATGATGAACAGGTATACACTTTGTTGGATTTGACAAAACACTTCATATCAAAGCATTGTGTAAATGGACACTTTCAATGTgaaaaatgtggattttctACACTTGATGTGGGTACATTTGTTCAGCACATTCACAAACATAAAGAGATTCCCTATAAATGTGGAAAATGCCATCAAGAAAACTTGACAGAGGAGGAGCTTCAAAATCATCTTCTTGTTCATACAagtatgttttcttttggttgtcCTTATTGCAGTTACAGCACATCACGGAAAGATTATCTTTTAAAACACATCATAGCTTTACACAGAGACCGCttaattgcaaaagaaaaactggaaaaagataaatatgaaaaaagaatAGTAAAGACTCCAGCAGGACTGAAGCTTGTGTTAAGAAGGTATAAAATGGGAGCATCGAAGAAAACACTCTGGAGATGGAAGAAGATAAGTGGTGTAAGTGACAGtgccagagaagaaaatacacaAGTGCTAAGAAGTGTGAATAAAATTCAGACAAATGCTGAGGATTTGAACCACTGTATGAGAGATGTGGAAATGAGTGAAGAGAAGGATCAaattaaatacacagaaaagcGTCATTTCATGGGTGGAAcgctctctgctgctgctgcacaatACAATAAGGCAGATGATGGAACAAGTTACAGCCTGGGATTATTGAAAAATGCTGTTCATGGGCCAACAGTATTgatgcttaaaaataataaaatatcagTTCCAGCAAATTACAGTGCTAAATTTATGGGCTTTAAAATGGTAGATGGAAAACAACATATTGTTATAAAATTAATACCTACAAGTAAGCAAAATGAATATTTGTTGAGTCAGAAGGTTGATCCTGTTAAAGATGGTTCTGCAACTTCTTTGCTACAGACTGCTGATCCCTGTGGCTTGTCTTCAAGTGCTATACCACGTGTAACTGATCAGTCAACCTTAAAGAACAATTGTGTTCATCCATTAACCTCCCCTCCGTTTTCTTGTTCTGCTCCTCATTCAGGAAATacaaaagtggaaaaacaaaatcactcCATATTGTATGGTAGGAGTGTTTCTGAAACTGTAGCACCTTCTACTGTAGCTGTAGGAAAAGGTCCAAATTATTTGCCAGTGAAGCTGGACTCAACTGTTCCTCTGCATGAAGAGGTAACAGAAGTTGGAACTCAAACTAGTATCTCAAGGGGAAGCTTTTGTCCTTCAAGTCATCCTCAGGTATTACCACCCGCTCTTACAAACACCCTTCATTGTGACCCTATGAAAATGCCCTTCTTTCCTGAACCGAAAATGCAAAATGGTGGCCTGAATAATAGTAATGGAACTAATAATCTCTATTGTTCAGCCTCAGTGGATTCATCTAGTGAAGGATTGTTGTCTTTTCACAACTATTCCAAAATGGACTCTTTGGATAATCCATGTAGCATTTGGACATCAACAGATGACAGATACAAAGAATTTAGCAGGAGAGGTTCTTTTCAGAACAGTAGAAATGAACCTTCGTCTTCATATTCAGAATCTATGGAAGgtttaaaagcagagaaagttGTGTCAGCCCAAtcaaattttaataaaacttaCGAACACATAAACACTAAAAGTAACTCTGTGTCTTTTAAAAGCCAATCTAAATGTGGTGTTGATAGCGAGTGTTTTACAGAGGACAAGCATAATGGCCAACAATATTTGGACACTAACATAGAGCAAGGCTTTCAGAACGTGGCTGAGAAATACCAGGAAAATGGCTCTGATTGTGTTAACTCTTTCTTAATGCCTAAAATCACTTCTGTTTTTTCATTACAAAGTGAACAGGCAGCTAATTATTTATCGCCTGAGATAAACCAGTTACTGCAAGATgtgttaaaagtaaaaacaacTTCTCAGCAAGAGTTCAACAGCAAGGTGGGTAACTGTGTCAAACTTCATTCTGATAACCTGCTTTCTGGTCCTGAGACCAGGAATGCAGCCTGTGTGCATTTAAACAGCTCTGCAACTGCATGTGGTTTTCAGACGTCTCCTAATGTACACTTCCCTTTATGTAAGAGAGAGCTGAACACAAAATGTCACACAAATGAAGGTACATGTTGTGGGAGAGAAGGACAGATACCCAAAACATCACTTGATTCGCAGGATGTGGACAAATTATCCAGAGCTCCAAGTGTTGGTACATTGCTAAAAACTCCTACGGATGAGTTTACACTGCAGTTAGTAAAAGATAAAGTACTGTCTGCAACTCAAGATCCTAGCAGCTTTTTACCAGTTTTGCCTGTTCTTCAGGAGCAGAAGAAAGCCGTTTTTGTTCAGTCCCTTCCATCACgattttttgttcctttccaCCTTTCTAACCAGTCACGGCAACAGGTGGTTTCTGGAAAATCTCTTCCATCAACGAGTTCATCAGATGGGCATGTTACTAAAGGTGTACCTGCAtcttttgtttcaaataaagAACCTGGAATGATTTTGACTTTTAGTGGGGCAGTTGGAACAGTTACAAATGCCGCTAATGATAGTTCTCAGGTTTCAGGGGGAATTGCATCCAGAGAATTTGCAAAAATAGCCATATCAGCTTCAGAAGTGAAGGGGGAAAATGGCAGTTTTAGAAATGTAAGAAGTTCCTGTAATGGGGAAGTATGTGGTACAGTAAATGACTCATTTAATAGTATGCCATTCAAAGCACCTCTTGTAATGACAAACTCATCAGAGTCATCTGTGAAAGCAACTTCTTCTGTGAAGGTGTTACCAGCGCACCAGGATGCTGTCTTTGCTTCTTTGGAGTCAgtaaagcagaaggaaattaaacaAGAACGGCATGTTTATGCTCTTTCGCCTGATGTACAGCGggaaatttttctgaaatgtatgACATCAAACAAGCCTGTAGCTCATAGACCAGTTGTTTTTCAGGATAATGCTCATCAAAATTTTCAACCAAAGAAATCTGGAGCCATGCAACAACAGCTTTTGCTGAAAATTAAGACTCCTACTTCAGATACACTGTCTGATAACACTCAGTCAGTAAGCAACTTGGTGCCCTCACGACAGGTGGAAAACTTGCAGTTCCTTACTCCTGCACTAGCACAGAAACAAACTAATCTTAGTTTTAATGATGCCTTAAACTTACCAGGTGGGTTAATGCCAGCAAATGCCTCTTTGGCAAGCTCTAATCCAACGTATTGTGTTCCTCCTGTAGAACCTGTTTATTCTGCTAAATATGCAGGGACGCAGTTGCAAAAATGTTCTATTGAGAGTACACAAGTAATAGCTGCTAACAAGAGGAATGACTCTGGTTGTCGGAAGTCCACATGGAGCTCCCAAACCAGAACTGCAAAAGTAAAGCCTAGTTTAAAACAAGCTAGATCTAAAAGTTCAGGAACTGTGGGTGGGCAAAGAAACAAGAATTTCAAACGTAAAAGAAAGTCTAGTTGCCCAGAACCTCCTAGAAAGAAAGCAATGTTGCACAGAAAGTGTAAGGAAAAGAATCAGGCTGAAGTTGTCAGTGAGTCAGGTAGCCCTTATGAATCGAGGGCATCAAAAAAAACTGTGAGGACTTTGAAATTGCTCCCTTTTAATTCTAACCAGCTTGTAAAATGCCCCCGGAGAAATCAACCAGTTGTTGTGCTTAATCATCCTGA
- the ZNF518A gene encoding zinc finger protein 518A isoform X3 encodes MSSEQEHFFCDKKQISFIRQNAVNNFSTDITLKKELVNDPLSMTIQPAILDVNLPYGLKTVKIELPKVNIPNEVLMKHEVDRFSKLFQCKHQTAKKSLNPVEISGRNLSCSEGSHLQITPEVQLEEGLKTAAKILNFTCTKCKDNVRYSPNDLQKHFQLLHYGELPLYPCEMCSFSANDFQSFKQHRRIHRSTLVKCELCNDEQVYTLLDLTKHFISKHCVNGHFQCEKCGFSTLDVGTFVQHIHKHKEIPYKCGKCHQENLTEEELQNHLLVHTSMFSFGCPYCSYSTSRKDYLLKHIIALHRDRLIAKEKLEKDKYEKRIVKTPAGLKLVLRRYKMGASKKTLWRWKKISGVSDSAREENTQVLRSVNKIQTNAEDLNHCMRDVEMSEEKDQIKYTEKRHFMGGTLSAAAAQYNKADDGTSYSLGLLKNAVHGPTVLMLKNNKISVPANYSAKFMGFKMVDGKQHIVIKLIPTSKQNEYLLSQKVDPVKDGSATSLLQTADPCGLSSSAIPRVTDQSTLKNNCVHPLTSPPFSCSAPHSGNTKVEKQNHSILYGRSVSETVAPSTVAVGKGPNYLPVKLDSTVPLHEEVTEVGTQTSISRGSFCPSSHPQVLPPALTNTLHCDPMKMPFFPEPKMQNGGLNNSNGTNNLYCSASVDSSSEGLLSFHNYSKMDSLDNPCSIWTSTDDRYKEFSRRGSFQNSRNEPSSSYSESMEGLKAEKVVSAQSNFNKTYEHINTKSNSVSFKSQSKCGVDSECFTEDKHNGQQYLDTNIEQGFQNVAEKYQENGSDCVNSFLMPKITSVFSLQSEQAANYLSPEINQLLQDVLKVKTTSQQEFNSKVGNCVKLHSDNLLSGPETRNAACVHLNSSATACGFQTSPNVHFPLCKRELNTKCHTNEGTCCGREGQIPKTSLDSQDVDKLSRAPSVGTLLKTPTDEFTLQLVKDKVLSATQDPSSFLPVLPVLQEQKKAVFVQSLPSRFFVPFHLSNQSRQQVVSGKSLPSTSSSDGHVTKGVPASFVSNKEPGMILTFSGAVGTVTNAANDSSQVSGGIASREFAKIAISASEVKGENGSFRNVRSSCNGEVCGTVNDSFNSMPFKAPLVMTNSSESSVKATSSVKVLPAHQDAVFASLESVKQKEIKQERHVYALSPDVQREIFLKCMTSNKPVAHRPVVFQDNAHQNFQPKKSGAMQQQLLLKIKTPTSDTLSDNTQSVSNLVPSRQVENLQFLTPALAQKQTNLSFNDALNLPGIEHYY; translated from the coding sequence ATGTCATCTGAACAGGAACACTTTTTTTGTGACAAAAAGCAAATCAGTTTCATAAGACAAAATGCTGTGAACAATTTTTCTACAGATattactttgaaaaaagaaCTGGTGAATGATCCTTTAAGTATGACGATTCAACCAGCGATTTTAGATGTCAATCTCCCTTATGGACTAAAAACTGTGAAAATTGAATTGCCCAAGGTGAACATTCCAAATGAAGTATTAATGAAGCATGAAGTTGATAGGTTTAGCAAACTTTTTCAGTGTAAGCACCAAACTGCAAAGAAGTCATTAAACCCAGTGGAAATAAGTGGACGCAATCTCAGTTGTTCAGAAGGAAGCCACTTGCAAATTACACCAGAAGTGCAACTTGAAGAAGGGTTGAAAACTGCAGCAAAGATACTGAATTTCACTTGTACTAAGTGCAAGGATAACGTTAGATACAGCCCAAATGACCTACAGAAGCATTTTCAGCTGTTACACTATGGCGAGTTGCCTTTGTATCCTTGTGAGATGTGCAGCTTCTCAGCTAATGACTTTCAGTCATTTAAACAGCACAGACGCATCCATCGTAGCACTTTAGTAAAGTGTGAGCTCTGTAATGATGAACAGGTATACACTTTGTTGGATTTGACAAAACACTTCATATCAAAGCATTGTGTAAATGGACACTTTCAATGTgaaaaatgtggattttctACACTTGATGTGGGTACATTTGTTCAGCACATTCACAAACATAAAGAGATTCCCTATAAATGTGGAAAATGCCATCAAGAAAACTTGACAGAGGAGGAGCTTCAAAATCATCTTCTTGTTCATACAagtatgttttcttttggttgtcCTTATTGCAGTTACAGCACATCACGGAAAGATTATCTTTTAAAACACATCATAGCTTTACACAGAGACCGCttaattgcaaaagaaaaactggaaaaagataaatatgaaaaaagaatAGTAAAGACTCCAGCAGGACTGAAGCTTGTGTTAAGAAGGTATAAAATGGGAGCATCGAAGAAAACACTCTGGAGATGGAAGAAGATAAGTGGTGTAAGTGACAGtgccagagaagaaaatacacaAGTGCTAAGAAGTGTGAATAAAATTCAGACAAATGCTGAGGATTTGAACCACTGTATGAGAGATGTGGAAATGAGTGAAGAGAAGGATCAaattaaatacacagaaaagcGTCATTTCATGGGTGGAAcgctctctgctgctgctgcacaatACAATAAGGCAGATGATGGAACAAGTTACAGCCTGGGATTATTGAAAAATGCTGTTCATGGGCCAACAGTATTgatgcttaaaaataataaaatatcagTTCCAGCAAATTACAGTGCTAAATTTATGGGCTTTAAAATGGTAGATGGAAAACAACATATTGTTATAAAATTAATACCTACAAGTAAGCAAAATGAATATTTGTTGAGTCAGAAGGTTGATCCTGTTAAAGATGGTTCTGCAACTTCTTTGCTACAGACTGCTGATCCCTGTGGCTTGTCTTCAAGTGCTATACCACGTGTAACTGATCAGTCAACCTTAAAGAACAATTGTGTTCATCCATTAACCTCCCCTCCGTTTTCTTGTTCTGCTCCTCATTCAGGAAATacaaaagtggaaaaacaaaatcactcCATATTGTATGGTAGGAGTGTTTCTGAAACTGTAGCACCTTCTACTGTAGCTGTAGGAAAAGGTCCAAATTATTTGCCAGTGAAGCTGGACTCAACTGTTCCTCTGCATGAAGAGGTAACAGAAGTTGGAACTCAAACTAGTATCTCAAGGGGAAGCTTTTGTCCTTCAAGTCATCCTCAGGTATTACCACCCGCTCTTACAAACACCCTTCATTGTGACCCTATGAAAATGCCCTTCTTTCCTGAACCGAAAATGCAAAATGGTGGCCTGAATAATAGTAATGGAACTAATAATCTCTATTGTTCAGCCTCAGTGGATTCATCTAGTGAAGGATTGTTGTCTTTTCACAACTATTCCAAAATGGACTCTTTGGATAATCCATGTAGCATTTGGACATCAACAGATGACAGATACAAAGAATTTAGCAGGAGAGGTTCTTTTCAGAACAGTAGAAATGAACCTTCGTCTTCATATTCAGAATCTATGGAAGgtttaaaagcagagaaagttGTGTCAGCCCAAtcaaattttaataaaacttaCGAACACATAAACACTAAAAGTAACTCTGTGTCTTTTAAAAGCCAATCTAAATGTGGTGTTGATAGCGAGTGTTTTACAGAGGACAAGCATAATGGCCAACAATATTTGGACACTAACATAGAGCAAGGCTTTCAGAACGTGGCTGAGAAATACCAGGAAAATGGCTCTGATTGTGTTAACTCTTTCTTAATGCCTAAAATCACTTCTGTTTTTTCATTACAAAGTGAACAGGCAGCTAATTATTTATCGCCTGAGATAAACCAGTTACTGCAAGATgtgttaaaagtaaaaacaacTTCTCAGCAAGAGTTCAACAGCAAGGTGGGTAACTGTGTCAAACTTCATTCTGATAACCTGCTTTCTGGTCCTGAGACCAGGAATGCAGCCTGTGTGCATTTAAACAGCTCTGCAACTGCATGTGGTTTTCAGACGTCTCCTAATGTACACTTCCCTTTATGTAAGAGAGAGCTGAACACAAAATGTCACACAAATGAAGGTACATGTTGTGGGAGAGAAGGACAGATACCCAAAACATCACTTGATTCGCAGGATGTGGACAAATTATCCAGAGCTCCAAGTGTTGGTACATTGCTAAAAACTCCTACGGATGAGTTTACACTGCAGTTAGTAAAAGATAAAGTACTGTCTGCAACTCAAGATCCTAGCAGCTTTTTACCAGTTTTGCCTGTTCTTCAGGAGCAGAAGAAAGCCGTTTTTGTTCAGTCCCTTCCATCACgattttttgttcctttccaCCTTTCTAACCAGTCACGGCAACAGGTGGTTTCTGGAAAATCTCTTCCATCAACGAGTTCATCAGATGGGCATGTTACTAAAGGTGTACCTGCAtcttttgtttcaaataaagAACCTGGAATGATTTTGACTTTTAGTGGGGCAGTTGGAACAGTTACAAATGCCGCTAATGATAGTTCTCAGGTTTCAGGGGGAATTGCATCCAGAGAATTTGCAAAAATAGCCATATCAGCTTCAGAAGTGAAGGGGGAAAATGGCAGTTTTAGAAATGTAAGAAGTTCCTGTAATGGGGAAGTATGTGGTACAGTAAATGACTCATTTAATAGTATGCCATTCAAAGCACCTCTTGTAATGACAAACTCATCAGAGTCATCTGTGAAAGCAACTTCTTCTGTGAAGGTGTTACCAGCGCACCAGGATGCTGTCTTTGCTTCTTTGGAGTCAgtaaagcagaaggaaattaaacaAGAACGGCATGTTTATGCTCTTTCGCCTGATGTACAGCGggaaatttttctgaaatgtatgACATCAAACAAGCCTGTAGCTCATAGACCAGTTGTTTTTCAGGATAATGCTCATCAAAATTTTCAACCAAAGAAATCTGGAGCCATGCAACAACAGCTTTTGCTGAAAATTAAGACTCCTACTTCAGATACACTGTCTGATAACACTCAGTCAGTAAGCAACTTGGTGCCCTCACGACAGGTGGAAAACTTGCAGTTCCTTACTCCTGCACTAGCACAGAAACAAACTAATCTTAGTTTTAATGATGCCTTAAACTTACCAG